The proteins below are encoded in one region of Campylobacter helveticus:
- a CDS encoding glycosyltransferase family 2 protein, which translates to MSVKVSVIIPSLNSINYYDECIKSVINQSLKEIEIICVDANSTDGTLELIKKYQAKDERIKLIISDKKSYGYQMNLGIAAASGEYIGIVESDDYIDLDMYKELYALAKNKNVDILKSDIYNFYDKEKREFEYKNIAYDEGFYHKDLHFESAGAVCKNTALTKQEILKNSWNMNQPGLFSSDFLQKSELKFHESAGASYQDLGFWFITIISACNIYFHKKAYYYYRRDNPNASTKSKEKIYAICDEFDFIKTFLSKRGRFDYFSELFLYLKFKGYWWNLRRIDKSYREEFLLRFAKDFEGGLGNLSEGGGVFSTKELDELKKIVSNPHAFAKNLSSPMFVLKKFFARMKKKFL; encoded by the coding sequence ATGAGCGTGAAAGTTTCTGTTATTATCCCCTCTTTAAATTCAATTAATTATTATGATGAATGTATTAAAAGCGTCATCAATCAAAGCTTAAAAGAGATAGAAATCATCTGTGTTGATGCAAATTCTACGGACGGCACACTTGAGCTTATCAAAAAATATCAAGCTAAGGACGAGCGGATAAAGCTCATCATCAGTGATAAAAAAAGCTATGGCTATCAAATGAATTTAGGTATTGCGGCGGCAAGTGGCGAGTATATAGGGATAGTGGAGAGTGATGATTATATAGACCTTGATATGTATAAGGAGCTTTACGCTTTAGCTAAAAATAAAAATGTTGATATTTTAAAAAGTGATATTTATAATTTTTATGATAAAGAAAAAAGAGAATTTGAGTATAAGAATATAGCTTACGATGAGGGATTTTATCACAAGGATTTGCATTTTGAATCAGCCGGGGCTGTTTGTAAAAACACTGCTTTGACTAAACAAGAAATCTTAAAAAATTCTTGGAATATGAATCAGCCGGGGCTGTTTAGCTCCGATTTTTTACAAAAATCGGAGCTAAAATTTCATGAATCCGCCGGGGCTTCTTATCAGGATCTTGGCTTTTGGTTTATTACCATTATAAGTGCTTGCAATATTTATTTCCATAAAAAAGCTTATTACTATTATAGGCGGGATAATCCTAATGCCTCCACAAAAAGCAAGGAAAAAATTTATGCTATTTGTGATGAATTTGACTTTATAAAGACTTTTTTAAGTAAGCGGGGAAGGTTTGATTATTTTAGTGAGCTTTTTTTGTATTTGAAATTTAAAGGCTATTGGTGGAATTTAAGGCGGATTGATAAAAGTTATAGGGAGGAATTTTTGCTGCGTTTTGCTAAGGATTTTGAGGGTGGGCTTGGGAATTTAAGCGAAGGGGGGGGGGTGTTTAGCACTAAAGAGCTTGATGAACTTAAGAAGATAGTTAGTAATCCTCACGCTTTTGCGAAAAATTTATCCAGTCCTATGTTTGTTTTAAAGAAATTTTTTGCCAGAATGAAGAAGAAATTCCTATGA
- a CDS encoding glycosyltransferase family A protein, with amino-acid sequence MKNVSIIVPFFNVEKYFKECLESLVEQDYANLQIILVDDESTDKSLEIAKEFAKKDKRFCILSQKNAGQAAARNLGLDFLEGKLKLDFKGEREGLCEFRTDEVWVWQNVGFEFQNTDYLLFVDSDDVLENSCVSECVRCIKDADVLWFDYDFLCEMPLKKTPKSQRELFGFKEGFIDSKEWLCVAKTKPLFWMTWQGMINFKFLQKIRLRFVSGVIYEDNCFGVLLFSMANKIYVCEKKLYHYRIRANSTMNPTKKALSLHSYLYELYLSVGEDFNALKAQQWASCWVLSAIYMSKFEGFGGEFRAYFLPIFLDRAVACLFLEKDPLNLRGELESLKEEFERYILSGAECIRHEKVYKLGFVFLQNYRSFAGLKRLFKELKNAVLECEKEWGEFEKNRAKLNFLHFDTDKKNAEISKIKKHYSYKVGKILSFFENFF; translated from the coding sequence ATGAAAAATGTCTCCATCATTGTCCCATTTTTTAATGTCGAAAAGTATTTTAAAGAGTGCTTGGAAAGCCTTGTGGAGCAAGATTATGCAAATTTGCAAATTATATTAGTCGATGATGAAAGCACGGATAAGAGCTTAGAAATCGCCAAAGAATTTGCCAAAAAAGACAAGCGATTTTGTATTTTGAGTCAAAAAAATGCCGGTCAAGCAGCGGCTAGGAATTTGGGGCTTGATTTTTTAGAGGGTAAGCTAAAGCTTGATTTTAAGGGCGAAAGAGAGGGTTTGTGCGAATTTCGCACGGATGAAGTGTGGGTGTGGCAGAATGTGGGATTTGAGTTTCAAAACACGGATTATTTGCTCTTTGTCGATAGTGATGATGTGCTTGAAAACTCTTGCGTAAGCGAGTGTGTGAGGTGCATTAAAGATGCGGATGTGCTGTGGTTTGATTATGATTTTTTATGTGAAATGCCTTTAAAAAAGACGCCCAAAAGTCAAAGAGAGCTTTTTGGCTTTAAGGAAGGTTTTATAGATTCTAAAGAGTGGCTTTGTGTGGCAAAAACTAAGCCTTTGTTTTGGATGACTTGGCAGGGGATGATAAATTTTAAATTCTTGCAAAAAATAAGGCTTCGTTTTGTTAGTGGGGTAATTTATGAGGACAATTGCTTTGGGGTGTTGCTTTTTTCAATGGCGAATAAAATTTATGTGTGTGAAAAAAAGCTTTATCATTATAGAATTCGTGCAAATTCTACAATGAACCCTACCAAAAAGGCACTTTCGCTCCACTCTTATCTTTATGAGCTTTATCTTAGTGTGGGGGAGGATTTTAATGCTTTAAAAGCACAACAATGGGCTTCGTGCTGGGTTTTAAGTGCGATTTATATGAGTAAGTTTGAGGGTTTTGGGGGAGAATTTAGGGCGTATTTTTTGCCTATTTTTTTGGATAGGGCGGTGGCGTGTTTGTTTTTAGAAAAGGACCCGCTTAATTTAAGGGGGGAGCTTGAGAGCTTAAAAGAGGAATTTGAGCGTTATATTTTAAGCGGGGCGGAGTGCATTAGGCACGAAAAAGTTTATAAACTTGGTTTTGTTTTCTTGCAAAATTACAGGAGCTTTGCGGGACTTAAAAGACTTTTTAAAGAGCTTAAAAACGCCGTTTTAGAGTGCGAAAAAGAGTGGGGTGAATTTGAGAAAAATAGAGCAAAACTTAACTTTTTACATTTTGACACGGATAAGAAAAATGCAGAAATTTCAAAAATTAAAAAGCATTATTCATATAAAGTTGGTAAAATCCTAAGTTTTTTTGAAAATTTTTTCTAG
- the selB gene encoding selenocysteine-specific translation elongation factor — protein sequence MLIIGTAGHIDHGKTSLIKALNGFEGDTLKEEKERQITLSLSFSSLENESKKLSFIDTPGHKDLLKTMISGAFAFSVCLFVVDINEGLKAQSLEHLSVLELLGVKDLILVLSKCDLCEDIEGKTQEILQELSFTPLKVFHTSTHSNLGIEALKSYLFSLEEKSSDTALILRFYIDRVFSLKGIGTIVTGSLNEGEIALKEKIICLDTQKELLVKNIQNHDSNLDKIKAPARVALSLNCDYKDLQKGFLLSKKGFFKPFLQIEAYIKAPNLANQNYVFCVGTKQLEAQIHILKELDKGQYFAQIRFKKPLFLCFDEKFILLENSRVKGGGVVLNPVNEPLGKKLKLELLTLLYHKDFLNAFKLLKNAHKKGFGLLSSYQRFKLSHEQALNLAKELKEAFIDTKNYNIYDLSCVNLLETHIDKILEKNPYAMLSAHSLALRIAWASEELCAFALEKMQILDFKEGIFFKKGVEFDKLQANNQNALYEKIKSQALQVEAPYNLYASLELDRKSGDFMLKKLTKEGLVVRLAHNLFIDKATLLNFKEELLNLLKNTSLDVQTMKNKFNFSRKYAIAYLEFLDLDERIIKKDEKRFLKSNIIHTKLVKL from the coding sequence ATGCTAATTATCGGCACAGCAGGACACATCGACCACGGAAAAACTTCGCTCATCAAAGCACTTAACGGCTTTGAGGGCGACACACTGAAAGAAGAAAAAGAAAGGCAAATCACCCTAAGCCTTAGCTTTTCAAGCCTAGAAAATGAAAGTAAAAAGCTCTCTTTCATCGACACGCCCGGACATAAAGACTTGCTTAAAACGATGATAAGTGGGGCGTTTGCTTTTAGCGTTTGTTTATTTGTCGTGGATATTAACGAGGGTTTAAAGGCACAAAGCTTGGAACATCTTAGCGTTTTGGAGCTTTTGGGGGTTAAAGACCTCATTTTAGTGCTTAGCAAGTGCGATTTATGCGAGGATATAGAGGGCAAAACGCAAGAAATTTTACAAGAACTTTCCTTTACCCCCTTAAAAGTCTTTCACACTTCAACGCATTCAAATTTAGGCATTGAGGCGCTTAAAAGCTATCTTTTTAGCCTTGAGGAAAAAAGCAGCGATACGGCTTTAATTTTGCGTTTTTATATCGATAGGGTTTTTTCTCTAAAAGGCATAGGCACTATTGTTACAGGCTCTTTAAATGAGGGGGAAATCGCCTTAAAAGAAAAAATCATCTGTCTTGACACGCAAAAAGAACTGCTTGTCAAAAATATCCAAAATCACGACTCAAATTTAGATAAAATCAAAGCCCCAGCCAGAGTCGCACTGAGTTTAAATTGTGATTATAAAGATTTACAAAAGGGCTTTTTGCTAAGTAAAAAAGGCTTTTTTAAGCCCTTTTTACAAATCGAAGCTTACATAAAAGCCCCAAATTTAGCTAATCAAAACTATGTCTTTTGTGTCGGCACAAAACAGCTTGAAGCCCAAATTCACATCTTAAAAGAGCTTGACAAAGGGCAGTATTTTGCTCAAATTCGCTTTAAAAAGCCTCTATTTTTGTGCTTTGATGAAAAATTTATCTTGCTTGAAAATTCGCGTGTAAAAGGCGGCGGAGTGGTGCTAAACCCCGTAAATGAGCCACTTGGCAAAAAGCTAAAACTCGAGCTTTTAACTTTGCTTTATCACAAGGACTTTCTAAACGCCTTTAAGCTTCTTAAAAACGCTCATAAAAAAGGCTTTGGGCTACTTTCAAGCTATCAAAGATTTAAGCTTAGCCACGAACAAGCCCTAAATTTAGCAAAAGAGCTAAAAGAAGCGTTTATCGATACGAAAAACTATAACATTTATGATTTAAGCTGTGTCAATTTGCTTGAAACGCACATTGATAAAATTTTAGAAAAAAACCCTTATGCGATGCTTTCAGCACACTCTTTGGCGTTAAGGATTGCTTGGGCGAGTGAGGAGCTTTGTGCTTTTGCTTTAGAAAAAATGCAAATTTTAGATTTTAAAGAGGGCATATTTTTTAAAAAAGGCGTGGAATTTGACAAATTACAAGCAAATAATCAAAACGCCCTTTATGAGAAAATCAAATCCCAAGCCCTACAAGTCGAAGCGCCTTATAATCTTTATGCAAGTTTGGAGCTTGATAGAAAAAGCGGGGATTTTATGCTTAAAAAGCTCACAAAAGAGGGCTTAGTCGTGCGTTTAGCACATAATCTTTTTATCGATAAAGCCACGCTTTTAAACTTTAAAGAAGAGCTTTTAAATTTACTTAAAAATACAAGCTTAGATGTGCAAACGATGAAAAATAAATTTAATTTTTCAAGAAAATACGCCATAGCCTACCTAGAATTCCTAGACCTTGATGAAAGAATTATAAAAAAAGACGAAAAACGCTTTTTAAAATCAAATATTATTCACACAAAGTTGGTAAAATTATGA
- the selA gene encoding L-seryl-tRNA(Sec) selenium transferase, translating into MNNLQNFPQIQTLLDDTRLQNYPHLVKAYFAKKVVKDCKKNKEFPTKHDLILKISNALNAFYKKDFKPLINATGVVIHTNLGRSIFDKESFKACEKALCSYTNLEFDLNNGKRGSRYDNVLEKLKILFECEDALIVNNNAAAVFLVLNSLAFGKEVLSSRGELVEIGGNFRIPEVIKAAGVKLNELGTSNKTHLKDYENAITKETTLILKTHKSNFALKGFCEEVSIKDLGILAKKKRLISYYDLGSGWCGKLPCNLSLNEPEIKKLIKQCDILSFSGDKLFGSAQAGIILGKKRLIEKLRKNQLLRMLRIDKLSLVFLNESLKAYLQKDYGKIPTLKLLNDDLAHIKQKALKVQKALKFKSLLKPSKSLVGGGSLPDKTLESFVLAFEGNALKMQENFRKKGIIARVENKNLVLDFRSIREEELDTLISIINEMENLC; encoded by the coding sequence ATGAACAATTTACAAAATTTCCCACAAATTCAAACCCTACTTGACGATACAAGATTGCAAAATTATCCACACTTAGTTAAGGCGTATTTTGCTAAAAAAGTCGTTAAAGATTGTAAAAAAAACAAGGAATTTCCCACCAAACACGACTTAATTTTAAAAATCTCAAATGCACTCAATGCCTTTTATAAGAAAGATTTCAAACCCCTCATCAACGCCACAGGCGTGGTAATCCACACAAATTTAGGCAGAAGCATTTTTGATAAAGAAAGCTTTAAAGCTTGCGAAAAAGCCCTTTGCTCTTATACGAATTTAGAATTTGACTTAAACAATGGCAAAAGAGGCTCAAGGTATGACAATGTGCTTGAAAAGCTTAAAATTTTATTTGAGTGCGAGGACGCCTTGATAGTCAATAACAACGCCGCCGCCGTTTTTCTCGTGCTAAATTCCCTAGCTTTTGGAAAAGAAGTGTTAAGCTCAAGAGGTGAATTAGTCGAAATAGGCGGAAATTTTAGAATCCCAGAAGTCATCAAAGCCGCAGGGGTAAAACTAAACGAGCTTGGCACAAGCAACAAAACGCATTTAAAAGACTATGAAAACGCCATCACAAAAGAAACCACACTCATTTTAAAAACGCATAAATCAAATTTCGCACTCAAGGGCTTTTGTGAGGAAGTAAGCATTAAAGATTTGGGAATTTTAGCGAAGAAAAAAAGGCTCATTAGCTATTATGATTTAGGCTCTGGGTGGTGCGGAAAACTTCCTTGTAATCTAAGCCTAAATGAACCTGAAATCAAAAAGCTCATCAAGCAATGCGACATCTTAAGCTTTAGCGGTGATAAGCTCTTCGGCTCGGCACAAGCTGGAATCATACTTGGTAAAAAAAGACTCATTGAAAAATTAAGAAAAAATCAGCTTTTAAGAATGCTTCGCATTGATAAACTTAGCCTTGTTTTTTTAAATGAAAGCTTAAAGGCGTATTTGCAAAAAGACTATGGCAAAATCCCCACTTTAAAGCTTTTAAACGATGACTTAGCCCACATCAAACAAAAGGCTTTAAAGGTGCAAAAAGCCCTTAAATTTAAAAGCCTTTTAAAACCAAGCAAAAGCCTAGTGGGTGGTGGCTCACTGCCTGATAAAACGCTTGAAAGCTTTGTTTTAGCCTTTGAGGGAAATGCCCTTAAAATGCAAGAGAACTTTAGAAAAAAAGGCATTATCGCAAGGGTGGAAAATAAAAATTTAGTGCTTGATTTTAGAAGCATTAGGGAAGAAGAGCTTGACACGCTCATTTCTATCATCAACGAAATGGAGAATTTATGCTAA
- the glf gene encoding UDP-galactopyranose mutase, whose product MYDYLIVGAGLFGSIFAYEASKRGKKCLVLERREHTGGNCYTKEVEGINVHYYGAHIFRTDERRIWDYMQQFCEFNHFINSPIANYKGEIYNLPFNMNTFSKLWGISTPSEAREIIEKQKASIKGEPKNLEEQAISLVGVDVYEKFIKGYTQKQWGKACKDLPKSIIRRIPVRFIYDNNYFNDPYQGIPKGGYTKIFEKLLSGCELLLNVDFIERREEFSKKAKKIIFTGTIDSYFGYKLGALEYRSLKFEHELLDMPNYQGVAVVNYTDFKTPYTRIIEHKHFEFGTQEKTLISREYPLSWSKDIEPYYPINDAKNSALYESYLGLAKAEKNVHFCGRLGEYRYYDMQDVVKSALKFCESEL is encoded by the coding sequence ATGTATGATTATTTGATAGTTGGGGCGGGGCTTTTTGGGAGCATTTTTGCGTATGAGGCGAGTAAGAGAGGTAAAAAATGCCTTGTGCTTGAAAGAAGAGAGCATACAGGTGGGAACTGCTACACTAAAGAGGTAGAGGGGATTAATGTGCATTATTATGGGGCGCACATTTTCCGCACAGACGAAAGGCGAATCTGGGACTATATGCAGCAGTTTTGCGAATTTAATCATTTTATCAATTCTCCTATAGCGAACTATAAGGGCGAAATTTATAATCTCCCTTTTAATATGAACACTTTTTCGAAATTATGGGGCATTAGCACTCCAAGCGAAGCAAGAGAGATTATAGAAAAGCAAAAAGCAAGCATTAAGGGTGAGCCTAAGAATTTGGAAGAGCAAGCCATTTCTTTAGTGGGCGTTGATGTGTATGAAAAATTTATTAAAGGCTACACGCAAAAGCAGTGGGGTAAGGCTTGTAAAGACTTGCCAAAGTCGATTATTAGGCGAATTCCCGTGCGTTTTATTTACGATAATAACTATTTTAACGACCCTTATCAAGGCATACCTAAAGGCGGATATACGAAAATTTTTGAAAAGCTTTTAAGTGGATGTGAGCTTTTGTTAAATGTCGATTTTATAGAGCGTAGAGAAGAATTTAGCAAAAAAGCTAAAAAGATTATTTTCACAGGAACGATTGATTCTTATTTTGGCTATAAGCTTGGGGCTTTGGAGTATAGGAGTTTGAAATTTGAACACGAGCTTTTAGATATGCCTAATTATCAGGGCGTGGCTGTTGTAAATTATACAGATTTCAAGACGCCATATACTAGAATCATCGAGCATAAGCATTTTGAATTTGGCACACAAGAAAAAACGCTGATAAGCAGGGAGTATCCTTTGAGCTGGAGTAAGGATATAGAGCCTTACTACCCTATCAATGATGCGAAAAATAGCGCGTTGTATGAAAGTTATTTGGGTTTAGCAAAAGCGGAGAAAAATGTGCATTTTTGCGGGAGGCTTGGGGAATATCGTTACTATGATATGCAGGATGTGGTAAAATCCGCTTTGAAATTTTGTGAAAGTGAATTATAA
- a CDS encoding transcriptional regulator, translating into MAKKSKRDMAYHLGVDVSTLYNWRKYKPNLYRIVMLGFKFDELVETHKKNYEELLTVEQSIEEELEKFR; encoded by the coding sequence ATGGCAAAAAAAAGCAAACGCGATATGGCATATCATCTGGGTGTTGATGTTAGCACTTTATATAATTGGAGAAAATACAAGCCAAACCTTTATCGTATCGTAATGCTAGGCTTTAAATTTGATGAATTAGTAGAAACACATAAGAAAAATTACGAAGAGCTTTTAACGGTAGAACAAAGCATAGAAGAGGAGCTTGAAAAATTCCGCTAA
- a CDS encoding 4Fe-4S dicluster domain-containing protein, which translates to MLNYTYIKNELNQPLDDTIIILEKPTEEEVLITNDKAQKAIIYAPEINFYLRNSKDSVLEKSKVVLKLYEMRLSAYENGLDFENTKKISNRILIIAKKDEKREKLLKEAGFKVIGLEESEVLSVFGSAGELCAVLENEEGEVELEFDILLYENEERKDFVRQSGCYHLANFKDEEELLSFLKSKIPHFNFKTFITYNSSVCQYHKRRSEHCAKCAEICPTTAILKDEEERQLEFSQIDCLGCGGCVSVCPSGSLDYAPMNRESFFKMLEFVARKKLCIIPKKMPLEDLNLSFKGVLPFMIEGEKWLSNLHFLSLLQASGANLVFYTDFVSRGSNEAIKLLNAVFERKFNKKAVFIAQNEKELELALNSLEFIEDLNFSFHNHTLTNRENFAVRLKHLIQDENLGVIESGEWLRYGDLKLNTTTCTLCLSCVGACNVGALVADTKENALKFNPSLCTTCGYCEVSCAEKDTLKLERSGLRLEKAYFDFRTLAKDELFACVECGKEFATKKAVEKIASLMRDKFANDEAKLKSLYCCADCKAKVMLGAMMRT; encoded by the coding sequence ATGCTAAATTACACTTACATCAAAAACGAATTAAACCAGCCCTTAGACGATACAATCATCATTTTAGAAAAGCCCACAGAAGAAGAGGTTTTAATCACAAACGATAAAGCACAAAAGGCTATCATTTACGCGCCTGAGATTAATTTTTACCTTAGAAATTCTAAGGATAGTGTTTTGGAAAAAAGCAAGGTCGTTTTAAAGCTCTATGAGATGAGGTTAAGTGCCTATGAAAATGGGCTTGACTTTGAAAATACTAAGAAAATTTCAAATCGCATTTTAATCATCGCTAAGAAAGATGAAAAAAGAGAAAAGCTTTTAAAAGAGGCGGGTTTTAAGGTAATAGGGCTTGAGGAGAGTGAGGTTTTAAGCGTTTTTGGCAGTGCGGGGGAGCTTTGTGCGGTGCTTGAAAATGAAGAGGGGGAAGTGGAGCTTGAATTTGACATTTTGCTGTATGAAAATGAGGAAAGAAAGGACTTTGTCAGGCAAAGTGGCTGTTATCATCTGGCAAATTTTAAGGACGAAGAAGAGCTTTTGAGCTTTTTAAAAAGTAAAATTCCACATTTTAATTTTAAGACTTTCATTACTTATAATTCTAGCGTGTGTCAATACCACAAAAGACGCAGTGAGCATTGTGCTAAGTGTGCGGAAATCTGCCCTACAACGGCGATTTTAAAAGATGAAGAAGAAAGACAGCTGGAATTTTCTCAAATTGATTGCCTTGGCTGTGGGGGGTGCGTTAGCGTGTGTCCTAGCGGCTCACTTGATTATGCCCCGATGAATAGAGAAAGCTTTTTTAAAATGCTTGAATTTGTGGCGAGGAAAAAGCTTTGCATTATCCCTAAAAAAATGCCTTTAGAGGATTTAAATTTAAGCTTTAAGGGCGTTTTGCCTTTTATGATAGAGGGGGAAAAATGGCTTTCTAATTTGCATTTTTTAAGCTTACTTCAAGCTAGTGGGGCAAATCTTGTTTTTTACACTGACTTTGTTTCGCGTGGCTCAAACGAGGCGATAAAGCTTTTAAATGCAGTCTTTGAGAGGAAATTCAACAAAAAAGCCGTTTTTATCGCACAAAATGAAAAAGAGCTTGAACTTGCTTTAAATTCGCTCGAATTTATCGAGGATTTAAATTTTTCTTTTCACAATCACACCCTTACAAATAGGGAAAATTTCGCCGTGCGTTTGAAGCATTTGATACAAGATGAGAATTTGGGCGTAATCGAAAGTGGCGAGTGGCTTCGCTATGGGGACTTAAAGCTAAATACCACGACTTGCACACTTTGCCTTTCTTGTGTGGGTGCTTGTAATGTTGGTGCTTTGGTAGCGGATACTAAAGAAAATGCCTTGAAATTTAATCCTAGCCTTTGCACGACTTGTGGGTATTGTGAGGTAAGCTGTGCGGAAAAAGATACTTTAAAGCTTGAGCGAAGTGGGCTAAGGCTTGAAAAAGCTTATTTTGACTTTCGCACTTTGGCTAAAGATGAGCTTTTTGCTTGTGTGGAGTGTGGGAAGGAATTTGCAACTAAAAAAGCGGTGGAAAAAATCGCCTCTTTGATGAGAGATAAATTCGCAAATGATGAAGCCAAGCTTAAAAGCCTATATTGCTGTGCGGACTGCAAGGCTAAGGTGATGTTAGGGGCTATGATGAGGACTTAG
- a CDS encoding ABC-F family ATP-binding cassette domain-containing protein produces MVEVKNLTMRFANQLLFENVNLKLTRGQRYGLIGANGAGKSTFLKILSKELEASSGEVCFDEGLRVAVLGQDQFAFENYTIKDAVMCANKRLYDALKEKEKLYQSEEFTDEINERLGELEMITAEEDPNYDCEMRCEKILSSLKIKDFDALMSSLQSADKFKVLLAQVLFLGADVLFLDEPTNNLDLEAISWLENELLRHEGTLVVISHDRHFLNKICTRILDVDFKQIRDFAGNYDDWYMASTLLAKQAELKRDKTLKEREELENFIRRFSANASKAKQATSRAKALEKLELEEIKISSRRDPSILFRPSREIGNEVLELRGISKAYDKSLFSNLELKIEKGDKIALIGANGVGKSSLSKIIAGALKPDSGNLHLGATIELGYFPQDTSNVICENLKLYEWLMSEKFKDLDLIRKCLGRMLFSGTDQEKSASSLSGGEKHRLMLSRLMLEGANFLLLDEPDNHLDLESIIALGEALYNFKGVVLCITHDRELVSAFANRIWHLEDGRLTDFRGSYQEFLGENNG; encoded by the coding sequence ATGGTTGAAGTTAAAAATCTTACAATGCGTTTTGCAAATCAACTTTTATTTGAAAATGTTAATTTAAAGCTTACGAGAGGACAGCGATACGGTCTTATCGGAGCAAACGGGGCGGGTAAATCGACCTTTTTAAAAATCCTCTCAAAAGAGCTTGAAGCAAGTAGTGGGGAGGTCTGCTTTGATGAGGGTTTAAGAGTGGCGGTTTTGGGACAGGATCAATTTGCCTTTGAAAATTACACCATAAAAGACGCGGTAATGTGTGCGAATAAAAGGCTATATGATGCTTTAAAGGAAAAAGAAAAGCTTTATCAAAGCGAGGAATTTACAGATGAAATCAATGAGCGTTTGGGTGAGCTTGAGATGATTACGGCTGAAGAAGACCCTAATTATGACTGCGAAATGCGTTGCGAGAAAATTTTAAGCTCTTTAAAGATTAAAGATTTTGACGCTTTGATGAGTTCTTTACAAAGTGCAGATAAATTTAAGGTTTTGCTCGCTCAGGTGCTATTTTTAGGGGCTGATGTGCTTTTTTTAGATGAGCCGACAAACAACCTTGATTTAGAGGCGATTTCTTGGCTGGAAAATGAGCTTTTACGCCACGAAGGGACTCTTGTAGTCATTAGCCACGACAGGCATTTTTTAAATAAAATTTGCACACGCATTTTAGATGTGGATTTTAAGCAAATTCGCGATTTTGCGGGCAATTATGATGATTGGTATATGGCTTCTACGCTTTTGGCTAAACAAGCAGAACTCAAACGCGATAAAACTCTAAAAGAACGCGAAGAGCTTGAAAATTTCATACGCCGCTTTAGCGCTAACGCTTCTAAAGCTAAACAAGCTACAAGCAGGGCTAAGGCTTTGGAAAAGCTAGAACTTGAAGAAATCAAAATTTCAAGCCGCCGCGACCCTAGCATTTTATTTCGCCCTAGCCGTGAAATCGGCAATGAAGTGCTTGAGCTTAGAGGCATAAGCAAGGCTTACGATAAAAGCTTGTTTTCAAATTTGGAATTAAAAATAGAAAAGGGTGATAAAATCGCCCTCATCGGTGCAAATGGTGTGGGTAAATCAAGCCTCTCAAAAATCATCGCAGGGGCGCTAAAACCTGATAGCGGGAATTTGCATTTGGGTGCGACCATAGAGCTTGGCTATTTTCCGCAAGATACGAGCAATGTCATTTGTGAAAATTTGAAACTTTACGAATGGCTGATGAGCGAAAAATTTAAGGATTTAGACTTAATTCGCAAGTGTTTAGGTAGAATGCTTTTTAGTGGCACGGACCAAGAAAAAAGTGCGAGTAGCTTAAGCGGGGGTGAAAAGCATAGATTAATGCTTTCGCGTCTTATGCTTGAGGGGGCGAATTTTTTACTTTTGGACGAGCCTGATAATCATCTTGATTTAGAAAGCATTATCGCTCTTGGCGAGGCTTTGTATAATTTCAAGGGGGTGGTGCTTTGCATAACGCACGATAGGGAATTAGTCTCTGCTTTTGCGAATCGCATTTGGCATTTAGAAGATGGGAGGCTTACGGATTTTCGTGGGTCTTATCAGGAATTTTTAGGAGAAAATAATGGCTAA
- a CDS encoding IMPACT family protein, with translation MQTISSLYTERFEVKKSLFIAHLSPFKDFKKHLANLKDAHPKAVHFVWAYRFLNENHQIVEDKSDDGEPKNTSALPCLNVLRGKELVNVSVVVVRYFGGIKLGTGGLVRAYSEAVNLAVKEAILEPFELKECVKFSLVFKHNSKMEHFLTKQNISFQREFQIDFVIFTLELNEKEKAEFEIFSKIFNPQDFKFL, from the coding sequence TTGCAAACGATATCTTCACTTTATACGGAGCGTTTTGAGGTGAAAAAATCTCTCTTCATCGCTCACCTTAGCCCCTTTAAAGACTTTAAAAAACACCTTGCAAATTTAAAGGATGCACACCCTAAAGCCGTGCATTTTGTCTGGGCGTATCGCTTTTTAAATGAAAATCATCAAATCGTAGAAGACAAAAGTGATGATGGTGAGCCAAAAAATACCTCCGCTCTTCCCTGTCTTAATGTGTTAAGGGGAAAAGAGCTTGTAAATGTGAGCGTGGTTGTGGTGCGGTATTTTGGAGGCATAAAGCTTGGTACAGGGGGGCTGGTAAGAGCGTATAGCGAAGCGGTAAATCTAGCGGTCAAAGAAGCGATTTTAGAGCCTTTTGAGCTAAAAGAGTGTGTGAAATTTAGCCTCGTTTTTAAACACAACTCTAAAATGGAGCATTTTTTAACGAAGCAAAACATAAGCTTTCAAAGAGAATTTCAAATCGATTTTGTCATTTTCACGCTGGAACTTAATGAAAAAGAAAAAGCAGAATTTGAAATCTTTTCAAAGATTTTTAATCCACAAGATTTCAAATTCTTATAA